In Passer domesticus isolate bPasDom1 chromosome 12, bPasDom1.hap1, whole genome shotgun sequence, the following proteins share a genomic window:
- the ZC3H18 gene encoding zinc finger CCCH domain-containing protein 18 isoform X3, protein MGTGGPGLGGSGGVRVAVTVPLGRQGEQGQRQQPRPGGAAGEPRLAGEPRRFAWIQGEGPSLSGELFAKLLIPNQPFEWDYPKSCCIQLPIFFFLLLILPLDIWALFWDSSMQDSPGLMDVSDSPEPNPCSPEEEDQQLSDEEVLKESGSERELDGEGGQGSLLGEEEEAGRALSRGEEENHSDEEDRLSEAKSQESDTNEQGVELKSPQPHKGEEEDRTNDLEVSSVTRELDEHELDYDEEVPEEPSAAAVEEDGEKAAGEDDEEEEKGDDAPEDEKKSSSKSDDEKDGQDPLKEKKKEEDDGEIDDGEIDDDDLEEGEVKDPNDRKVRPRPTCRFFMKGHCTWGMNCRFIHPGVNDKGNYSLISKPEPFSPNGAPPMGPHPLMPANPWGGPVVDEILPPPPPDPPTESAWERGLRHAKEVLKKATMRKEQEPDFEEKRFTVTIGEDEREFDKENEFFRDWNYRITRDVRDPALDPYADPYYDYEIERFWRGGQYENFRVQYTDPDPYRNYRERERERERERESRQRERERERERERERERRQRERERERERERDKERQRRKEEWERERERVKRDEKDRQHRDRDRDRDRDRERDKDKDKAKPRSPLLPSRQPEAPKKDKEAALLGSALSKRADEWKDPWRRSKSPKKKLGVSVSPSRARRRRKASASSASASGSSRSSSRSSTYSGSGSSRSRSRSSSYSSYSSRSSRHSSFSGSRSRSRSFSSSPSPSPTPSPHKPLAKAKGELLPPPGKGEKSVKKLTALPVPQPLTKIAAAAPEAAKAGDNREARRKERQTRTPPRRRTISGSISGSASSYSGSSSRSRSLSRSLSRSHSRSSSASVSHSPSGSRKSRSLSVSSVSSVSSASSSSSSVRSADSEDMYADLASPVSSASSRSPTPAQQKKGKSKKEDSAKEEKRKRDVPAQLLKSAKPTPGSKSQQLPQGQQPSAPQAQQGSFSGHKEIKLTLLNKAADKGSRKRYEPADKERPSSPPAKRANLSPDRGSRDRKATGRPSSPKQERQRGQNPKPSPAQADRKRQLSPQSKGSSKVTSVPGKGSEAGPAAAKGKSSTLSRREELLKQLKAVEDAIARKRAKIPGKV, encoded by the exons ctcccaattttttttttcctgctgctgattTTACCTTTGGACATCTGGGCTTTGTTTTGGGACAGTTCCATGCAGG ACTCGCCGGGACTGATGGACGTTTCCGACAGCCCGGAGCCAAACCCCTGCTCTCCCGAGGAAGAGGACCAGCAGCTTTCTGATGAGGAGGTCCTGAAGGAGAGCGGCTCAGAGCGGGAACTCGATGGGGAGGGTGGCCAGGGGAGCCTCCtgggcgaggaggaggaggcaggcaGGGCCCTGAGCCGGGGCGAGGAGGAGAACCACTCCGACGAGGAGGATCGGCTGAGCGAGGCCAAGTCGCAGGAATCCGACACCAACGAGCAGGGCGTGGAGCTgaagagcccccagccccacaagggggaggaggaagacaggacAAACGACCTGGAAGTGTCCTCTGTCACCAGGGAGCTGGATGAGCACGAGCTGGACTATGATGAGGAGGTTCCTGAGgaacccagtgctgctgctgtggaggagGACGGGGAGAAAGCTGCTGGGGAGGatgatgaggaagaggagaaaggagatgATGCCCCTGAAGATGAGAAGAAATCCAGCAGCAAAAGTGATGATGAGAAGGATGGGCAGGATCCCCTcaaggagaagaagaaagaagaggatGATGGGGAGATTGATGATGGAGAAATCGAT GATGATGACTTGGAAGAAGGGGAGGTGAAAGACCCCAACGACAGGAAGGTGAGGCCACGGCCCACCTGCCGCTTCTTCATGAAAG GACACTGCACCTGGGGCATGAACTGTCGCTTCATCCACCCCGGAGTGAACGACAAGGGCAATTACTCCTTGATCTCCAAACCTGAGCCCTTCTCCCCCAACGGTGCCCCTCCCATGGGCCCTCACCCGCTGATGCCAGCCAACCCCTGG GGAGGCCCAGTGGTTGATGAAATCTTACCTCCACCTCCTCCTGACCCTCCAACAGAAAGTGCCTGGGAGAGGGGACTCCGGCATGCTAAAGAG GTATTAAAAAAAGCAACGATGAGGAAAGAGCAGGAGCCTGACTTTGAGGAGAAGAGGTTCACAGTGACCATCGGGGAGGACGAGCGCGAGTTCGACAAGGAGAACGAGTTCTTCCGGGACTGGAATTACCGCATCACCCGAGACGTGCGGGACCCCGC GCTTGATCCCTATGCAGATCCCTATTATGACTATGAAATAGAGCGCTTCTGGCGTGGTGGGCAGTATGAGAATTTCAGGGTTCAGTACACAGACCCCGACCCCTACCGTAACTACAGA GAAAGAGAGCGAGAACGGGAGCGGGAAAGAGAGAGCAGACAGCGGGAGCGGGAACGGGAGCGGGAGCgcgagcgggagcgggagcggcggcagcgggagCGCGAGCGGGAGCGGGAACGGGAGCGCGACAAGGAGCGGCAGCGGCGCAAGGAGGAGTGGGAACGGGAGCGGGAACGAGTCAAGAGGGACGAGAAGGAcaggcagcacagggaccgCGACAGGGACCGCGACAGGGACCGCGAGCGcgacaaggacaaggacaaggcGAAGCCCCGGTCGCCGCTGCTGCCCAG CCGGCAGCCCGAGGCCCCCAAGAAGGACAAGGAGGCTGCGTTGCTGGGCAGCGCCCTGTCCAAGCGCGCCGACGAGTGGAAGGACCCGTGGCGCCGGTCCAAGTCCCCCAAGAAGAAGCTGGGCGTGTCCGTGTCCCCCAGCCGCGCGCGCCGGCGCCGCAAAGCCTCGGCCTCGTCCGCCTCCGCCTCGGGCTCCTCCAG GTCCTCTTCTCGTTCATCCACCTACTCTGGCTCCGGCTCCTCGCGCTCGCGCTCCAGGTCCTCCTCGTACAGCTCCTACTCCAGTCgctcctccaggcacagctctttcTCAGGCAGCAGGTCCAG GTCAAGGTCCTTCTCatcttctccctctccttctccAACACCATCTCCTCACAAGCCACTGGCCAAGGCTAAAGGGGAATTATTGCCACCTCCTGGGAAAGG GGAGAAATCTGTGAAGAAACTCACtgccctcccagtccctcagcccctcaccaaaattgcagcagcagccccggaGGCAGCCAAGGCAGGGGATAACCGGGAGGCCAGGAGGAAGGAACGCCAGACAAGGACTCCACCCAGGAG GAGGACCATCAGTGGCAGCAtcagtggcagtgccagcagctacAGCGGCTCCAGCTCCCGGTCGAGGTCCTTGTCCCGGTCTCTCTCCAGATCTCATTCCAGATCATCCTCTGCCTCAGTCTCCCACTCTCCCTCTGGCTCAAGGAAATCCAG GTCCCTGAGCGTGAGCAGCGTCTCCTCCGTGTCCAGTGCCTcgtccagcagcagctccgtgcGCAGCGCCGACTCCGAGGACATGTACGCAGACCTGGCCAGCCCCGTGTCCTCGGCCAGCTCCCGCTCCCCCACCCCGGCCCAGCAGAAGAAAG GAAAGTCAAAAAAAGAAGACAGTGCTAAAGAGGAGAAGAGGAAACGGGATGTGCCTGCTCAGCTCCTGAAATCAGCCAAGCCCACCCCGGGAAGCAaatcccagcagctgccccagggccagcagccctCGGccccccaggcacagcagggcagctTCAGCGGGCACAAGGAGATCAAACTGACCCTCCTGAACAAG GCAGCTGACAAAGGAAGCAGGAAGAGATACGAGCCAGCAGACAAAGAGAGGCCAAGCTCTCCTCCAGCTAAACGGGCCAACCTGTCACCTGACAGAG GCTCTCGCGATAGGAAGGCGACTGGGAGACCCTCGTCCCCCAAACAGGAACGGCAGCGGGGCCAGAACCCAAAACCTTCCCCTGCACAGGCAGACAG GAAGCGCCAGCTGTCCCCTCAGTCCAAGGGCTCCAGCAAAGTCACCAGCGTGCCGGGCAAGGGCTCGGAGGCGGGCCCTGCTGCCGCCAAGGGCAAGTCCAGCACGCTGTCGCGGCGCGAGGAGCTCCTGAAGCAGCTCAAGGCCGTGGAAGACGCCATCGCCCGCAAGCGCGCCAAGATCCCGGGGAAAGTATAG
- the ZC3H18 gene encoding zinc finger CCCH domain-containing protein 18 isoform X1 has translation MQDSPGLMDVSDSPEPNPCSPEEEDQQLSDEEVLKESGSERELDGEGGQGSLLGEEEEAGRALSRGEEENHSDEEDRLSEAKSQESDTNEQGVELKSPQPHKGEEEDRTNDLEVSSVTRELDEHELDYDEEVPEEPSAAAVEEDGEKAAGEDDEEEEKGDDAPEDEKKSSSKSDDEKDGQDPLKEKKKEEDDGEIDDGEIDDDDLEEGEVKDPNDRKVRPRPTCRFFMKGHCTWGMNCRFIHPGVNDKGNYSLISKPEPFSPNGAPPMGPHPLMPANPWGGPVVDEILPPPPPDPPTESAWERGLRHAKEVLKKATMRKEQEPDFEEKRFTVTIGEDEREFDKENEFFRDWNYRITRDVRDPAEVDIKENINYGLDPYADPYYDYEIERFWRGGQYENFRVQYTDPDPYRNYRERERERERERESRQRERERERERERERERRQRERERERERERDKERQRRKEEWERERERVKRDEKDRQHRDRDRDRDRDRERDKDKDKAKPRSPLLPSRQPEAPKKDKEAALLGSALSKRADEWKDPWRRSKSPKKKLGVSVSPSRARRRRKASASSASASGSSRSSSRSSTYSGSGSSRSRSRSSSYSSYSSRSSRHSSFSGSRSRSRSFSSSPSPSPTPSPHKPLAKAKGELLPPPGKGEKSVKKLTALPVPQPLTKIAAAAPEAAKAGDNREARRKERQTRTPPRRRTISGSISGSASSYSGSSSRSRSLSRSLSRSHSRSSSASVSHSPSGSRKSRSLSVSSVSSVSSASSSSSSVRSADSEDMYADLASPVSSASSRSPTPAQQKKGKSKKEDSAKEEKRKRDVPAQLLKSAKPTPGSKSQQLPQGQQPSAPQAQQGSFSGHKEIKLTLLNKAADKGSRKRYEPADKERPSSPPAKRANLSPDRGSRDRKATGRPSSPKQERQRGQNPKPSPAQADRKRQLSPQSKGSSKVTSVPGKGSEAGPAAAKGKSSTLSRREELLKQLKAVEDAIARKRAKIPGKV, from the exons ATGCAGG ACTCGCCGGGACTGATGGACGTTTCCGACAGCCCGGAGCCAAACCCCTGCTCTCCCGAGGAAGAGGACCAGCAGCTTTCTGATGAGGAGGTCCTGAAGGAGAGCGGCTCAGAGCGGGAACTCGATGGGGAGGGTGGCCAGGGGAGCCTCCtgggcgaggaggaggaggcaggcaGGGCCCTGAGCCGGGGCGAGGAGGAGAACCACTCCGACGAGGAGGATCGGCTGAGCGAGGCCAAGTCGCAGGAATCCGACACCAACGAGCAGGGCGTGGAGCTgaagagcccccagccccacaagggggaggaggaagacaggacAAACGACCTGGAAGTGTCCTCTGTCACCAGGGAGCTGGATGAGCACGAGCTGGACTATGATGAGGAGGTTCCTGAGgaacccagtgctgctgctgtggaggagGACGGGGAGAAAGCTGCTGGGGAGGatgatgaggaagaggagaaaggagatgATGCCCCTGAAGATGAGAAGAAATCCAGCAGCAAAAGTGATGATGAGAAGGATGGGCAGGATCCCCTcaaggagaagaagaaagaagaggatGATGGGGAGATTGATGATGGAGAAATCGAT GATGATGACTTGGAAGAAGGGGAGGTGAAAGACCCCAACGACAGGAAGGTGAGGCCACGGCCCACCTGCCGCTTCTTCATGAAAG GACACTGCACCTGGGGCATGAACTGTCGCTTCATCCACCCCGGAGTGAACGACAAGGGCAATTACTCCTTGATCTCCAAACCTGAGCCCTTCTCCCCCAACGGTGCCCCTCCCATGGGCCCTCACCCGCTGATGCCAGCCAACCCCTGG GGAGGCCCAGTGGTTGATGAAATCTTACCTCCACCTCCTCCTGACCCTCCAACAGAAAGTGCCTGGGAGAGGGGACTCCGGCATGCTAAAGAG GTATTAAAAAAAGCAACGATGAGGAAAGAGCAGGAGCCTGACTTTGAGGAGAAGAGGTTCACAGTGACCATCGGGGAGGACGAGCGCGAGTTCGACAAGGAGAACGAGTTCTTCCGGGACTGGAATTACCGCATCACCCGAGACGTGCGGGACCCCGC GGAGGTGGACATCAAAGAAAACATTAACTATGG GCTTGATCCCTATGCAGATCCCTATTATGACTATGAAATAGAGCGCTTCTGGCGTGGTGGGCAGTATGAGAATTTCAGGGTTCAGTACACAGACCCCGACCCCTACCGTAACTACAGA GAAAGAGAGCGAGAACGGGAGCGGGAAAGAGAGAGCAGACAGCGGGAGCGGGAACGGGAGCGGGAGCgcgagcgggagcgggagcggcggcagcgggagCGCGAGCGGGAGCGGGAACGGGAGCGCGACAAGGAGCGGCAGCGGCGCAAGGAGGAGTGGGAACGGGAGCGGGAACGAGTCAAGAGGGACGAGAAGGAcaggcagcacagggaccgCGACAGGGACCGCGACAGGGACCGCGAGCGcgacaaggacaaggacaaggcGAAGCCCCGGTCGCCGCTGCTGCCCAG CCGGCAGCCCGAGGCCCCCAAGAAGGACAAGGAGGCTGCGTTGCTGGGCAGCGCCCTGTCCAAGCGCGCCGACGAGTGGAAGGACCCGTGGCGCCGGTCCAAGTCCCCCAAGAAGAAGCTGGGCGTGTCCGTGTCCCCCAGCCGCGCGCGCCGGCGCCGCAAAGCCTCGGCCTCGTCCGCCTCCGCCTCGGGCTCCTCCAG GTCCTCTTCTCGTTCATCCACCTACTCTGGCTCCGGCTCCTCGCGCTCGCGCTCCAGGTCCTCCTCGTACAGCTCCTACTCCAGTCgctcctccaggcacagctctttcTCAGGCAGCAGGTCCAG GTCAAGGTCCTTCTCatcttctccctctccttctccAACACCATCTCCTCACAAGCCACTGGCCAAGGCTAAAGGGGAATTATTGCCACCTCCTGGGAAAGG GGAGAAATCTGTGAAGAAACTCACtgccctcccagtccctcagcccctcaccaaaattgcagcagcagccccggaGGCAGCCAAGGCAGGGGATAACCGGGAGGCCAGGAGGAAGGAACGCCAGACAAGGACTCCACCCAGGAG GAGGACCATCAGTGGCAGCAtcagtggcagtgccagcagctacAGCGGCTCCAGCTCCCGGTCGAGGTCCTTGTCCCGGTCTCTCTCCAGATCTCATTCCAGATCATCCTCTGCCTCAGTCTCCCACTCTCCCTCTGGCTCAAGGAAATCCAG GTCCCTGAGCGTGAGCAGCGTCTCCTCCGTGTCCAGTGCCTcgtccagcagcagctccgtgcGCAGCGCCGACTCCGAGGACATGTACGCAGACCTGGCCAGCCCCGTGTCCTCGGCCAGCTCCCGCTCCCCCACCCCGGCCCAGCAGAAGAAAG GAAAGTCAAAAAAAGAAGACAGTGCTAAAGAGGAGAAGAGGAAACGGGATGTGCCTGCTCAGCTCCTGAAATCAGCCAAGCCCACCCCGGGAAGCAaatcccagcagctgccccagggccagcagccctCGGccccccaggcacagcagggcagctTCAGCGGGCACAAGGAGATCAAACTGACCCTCCTGAACAAG GCAGCTGACAAAGGAAGCAGGAAGAGATACGAGCCAGCAGACAAAGAGAGGCCAAGCTCTCCTCCAGCTAAACGGGCCAACCTGTCACCTGACAGAG GCTCTCGCGATAGGAAGGCGACTGGGAGACCCTCGTCCCCCAAACAGGAACGGCAGCGGGGCCAGAACCCAAAACCTTCCCCTGCACAGGCAGACAG GAAGCGCCAGCTGTCCCCTCAGTCCAAGGGCTCCAGCAAAGTCACCAGCGTGCCGGGCAAGGGCTCGGAGGCGGGCCCTGCTGCCGCCAAGGGCAAGTCCAGCACGCTGTCGCGGCGCGAGGAGCTCCTGAAGCAGCTCAAGGCCGTGGAAGACGCCATCGCCCGCAAGCGCGCCAAGATCCCGGGGAAAGTATAG
- the ZC3H18 gene encoding zinc finger CCCH domain-containing protein 18 isoform X2, with protein MDVSDSPEPNPCSPEEEDQQLSDEEVLKESGSERELDGEGGQGSLLGEEEEAGRALSRGEEENHSDEEDRLSEAKSQESDTNEQGVELKSPQPHKGEEEDRTNDLEVSSVTRELDEHELDYDEEVPEEPSAAAVEEDGEKAAGEDDEEEEKGDDAPEDEKKSSSKSDDEKDGQDPLKEKKKEEDDGEIDDGEIDDDDLEEGEVKDPNDRKVRPRPTCRFFMKGHCTWGMNCRFIHPGVNDKGNYSLISKPEPFSPNGAPPMGPHPLMPANPWGGPVVDEILPPPPPDPPTESAWERGLRHAKEVLKKATMRKEQEPDFEEKRFTVTIGEDEREFDKENEFFRDWNYRITRDVRDPAEVDIKENINYGLDPYADPYYDYEIERFWRGGQYENFRVQYTDPDPYRNYRERERERERERESRQRERERERERERERERRQRERERERERERDKERQRRKEEWERERERVKRDEKDRQHRDRDRDRDRDRERDKDKDKAKPRSPLLPSRQPEAPKKDKEAALLGSALSKRADEWKDPWRRSKSPKKKLGVSVSPSRARRRRKASASSASASGSSRSSSRSSTYSGSGSSRSRSRSSSYSSYSSRSSRHSSFSGSRSRSRSFSSSPSPSPTPSPHKPLAKAKGELLPPPGKGEKSVKKLTALPVPQPLTKIAAAAPEAAKAGDNREARRKERQTRTPPRRRTISGSISGSASSYSGSSSRSRSLSRSLSRSHSRSSSASVSHSPSGSRKSRSLSVSSVSSVSSASSSSSSVRSADSEDMYADLASPVSSASSRSPTPAQQKKGKSKKEDSAKEEKRKRDVPAQLLKSAKPTPGSKSQQLPQGQQPSAPQAQQGSFSGHKEIKLTLLNKAADKGSRKRYEPADKERPSSPPAKRANLSPDRGSRDRKATGRPSSPKQERQRGQNPKPSPAQADRKRQLSPQSKGSSKVTSVPGKGSEAGPAAAKGKSSTLSRREELLKQLKAVEDAIARKRAKIPGKV; from the exons ATGGACGTTTCCGACAGCCCGGAGCCAAACCCCTGCTCTCCCGAGGAAGAGGACCAGCAGCTTTCTGATGAGGAGGTCCTGAAGGAGAGCGGCTCAGAGCGGGAACTCGATGGGGAGGGTGGCCAGGGGAGCCTCCtgggcgaggaggaggaggcaggcaGGGCCCTGAGCCGGGGCGAGGAGGAGAACCACTCCGACGAGGAGGATCGGCTGAGCGAGGCCAAGTCGCAGGAATCCGACACCAACGAGCAGGGCGTGGAGCTgaagagcccccagccccacaagggggaggaggaagacaggacAAACGACCTGGAAGTGTCCTCTGTCACCAGGGAGCTGGATGAGCACGAGCTGGACTATGATGAGGAGGTTCCTGAGgaacccagtgctgctgctgtggaggagGACGGGGAGAAAGCTGCTGGGGAGGatgatgaggaagaggagaaaggagatgATGCCCCTGAAGATGAGAAGAAATCCAGCAGCAAAAGTGATGATGAGAAGGATGGGCAGGATCCCCTcaaggagaagaagaaagaagaggatGATGGGGAGATTGATGATGGAGAAATCGAT GATGATGACTTGGAAGAAGGGGAGGTGAAAGACCCCAACGACAGGAAGGTGAGGCCACGGCCCACCTGCCGCTTCTTCATGAAAG GACACTGCACCTGGGGCATGAACTGTCGCTTCATCCACCCCGGAGTGAACGACAAGGGCAATTACTCCTTGATCTCCAAACCTGAGCCCTTCTCCCCCAACGGTGCCCCTCCCATGGGCCCTCACCCGCTGATGCCAGCCAACCCCTGG GGAGGCCCAGTGGTTGATGAAATCTTACCTCCACCTCCTCCTGACCCTCCAACAGAAAGTGCCTGGGAGAGGGGACTCCGGCATGCTAAAGAG GTATTAAAAAAAGCAACGATGAGGAAAGAGCAGGAGCCTGACTTTGAGGAGAAGAGGTTCACAGTGACCATCGGGGAGGACGAGCGCGAGTTCGACAAGGAGAACGAGTTCTTCCGGGACTGGAATTACCGCATCACCCGAGACGTGCGGGACCCCGC GGAGGTGGACATCAAAGAAAACATTAACTATGG GCTTGATCCCTATGCAGATCCCTATTATGACTATGAAATAGAGCGCTTCTGGCGTGGTGGGCAGTATGAGAATTTCAGGGTTCAGTACACAGACCCCGACCCCTACCGTAACTACAGA GAAAGAGAGCGAGAACGGGAGCGGGAAAGAGAGAGCAGACAGCGGGAGCGGGAACGGGAGCGGGAGCgcgagcgggagcgggagcggcggcagcgggagCGCGAGCGGGAGCGGGAACGGGAGCGCGACAAGGAGCGGCAGCGGCGCAAGGAGGAGTGGGAACGGGAGCGGGAACGAGTCAAGAGGGACGAGAAGGAcaggcagcacagggaccgCGACAGGGACCGCGACAGGGACCGCGAGCGcgacaaggacaaggacaaggcGAAGCCCCGGTCGCCGCTGCTGCCCAG CCGGCAGCCCGAGGCCCCCAAGAAGGACAAGGAGGCTGCGTTGCTGGGCAGCGCCCTGTCCAAGCGCGCCGACGAGTGGAAGGACCCGTGGCGCCGGTCCAAGTCCCCCAAGAAGAAGCTGGGCGTGTCCGTGTCCCCCAGCCGCGCGCGCCGGCGCCGCAAAGCCTCGGCCTCGTCCGCCTCCGCCTCGGGCTCCTCCAG GTCCTCTTCTCGTTCATCCACCTACTCTGGCTCCGGCTCCTCGCGCTCGCGCTCCAGGTCCTCCTCGTACAGCTCCTACTCCAGTCgctcctccaggcacagctctttcTCAGGCAGCAGGTCCAG GTCAAGGTCCTTCTCatcttctccctctccttctccAACACCATCTCCTCACAAGCCACTGGCCAAGGCTAAAGGGGAATTATTGCCACCTCCTGGGAAAGG GGAGAAATCTGTGAAGAAACTCACtgccctcccagtccctcagcccctcaccaaaattgcagcagcagccccggaGGCAGCCAAGGCAGGGGATAACCGGGAGGCCAGGAGGAAGGAACGCCAGACAAGGACTCCACCCAGGAG GAGGACCATCAGTGGCAGCAtcagtggcagtgccagcagctacAGCGGCTCCAGCTCCCGGTCGAGGTCCTTGTCCCGGTCTCTCTCCAGATCTCATTCCAGATCATCCTCTGCCTCAGTCTCCCACTCTCCCTCTGGCTCAAGGAAATCCAG GTCCCTGAGCGTGAGCAGCGTCTCCTCCGTGTCCAGTGCCTcgtccagcagcagctccgtgcGCAGCGCCGACTCCGAGGACATGTACGCAGACCTGGCCAGCCCCGTGTCCTCGGCCAGCTCCCGCTCCCCCACCCCGGCCCAGCAGAAGAAAG GAAAGTCAAAAAAAGAAGACAGTGCTAAAGAGGAGAAGAGGAAACGGGATGTGCCTGCTCAGCTCCTGAAATCAGCCAAGCCCACCCCGGGAAGCAaatcccagcagctgccccagggccagcagccctCGGccccccaggcacagcagggcagctTCAGCGGGCACAAGGAGATCAAACTGACCCTCCTGAACAAG GCAGCTGACAAAGGAAGCAGGAAGAGATACGAGCCAGCAGACAAAGAGAGGCCAAGCTCTCCTCCAGCTAAACGGGCCAACCTGTCACCTGACAGAG GCTCTCGCGATAGGAAGGCGACTGGGAGACCCTCGTCCCCCAAACAGGAACGGCAGCGGGGCCAGAACCCAAAACCTTCCCCTGCACAGGCAGACAG GAAGCGCCAGCTGTCCCCTCAGTCCAAGGGCTCCAGCAAAGTCACCAGCGTGCCGGGCAAGGGCTCGGAGGCGGGCCCTGCTGCCGCCAAGGGCAAGTCCAGCACGCTGTCGCGGCGCGAGGAGCTCCTGAAGCAGCTCAAGGCCGTGGAAGACGCCATCGCCCGCAAGCGCGCCAAGATCCCGGGGAAAGTATAG